One genomic window of Evansella cellulosilytica DSM 2522 includes the following:
- a CDS encoding DJ-1/PfpI family protein gives MTEWTVGILLFNEVEILDFAGPYEVFSITTMLDSNEQPFKVVTISETSNMITARNGLKVLPDYSYRNHPPLDIVIVPGGYGAEEIEIKNQNLLEWINQQSKTASYMCSVCTGAFLLAEAGLLNGRKATTHWMDIERLKRDYTEVNVQTGVKFIDEGEIITSGGISAGITMSFHIISKLLGIQVATYTAKRMEYDVKL, from the coding sequence ATGACTGAATGGACAGTTGGCATTTTATTATTCAATGAAGTCGAAATACTAGATTTTGCAGGACCTTATGAAGTTTTCTCCATCACTACAATGCTTGATTCAAATGAACAACCATTTAAAGTCGTCACAATTTCTGAAACAAGTAACATGATTACTGCTAGAAATGGTCTGAAAGTTCTCCCTGATTATAGTTATCGTAATCATCCTCCATTAGATATAGTCATTGTTCCTGGTGGTTATGGCGCGGAGGAAATAGAAATAAAAAATCAAAACTTACTTGAATGGATAAATCAACAAAGCAAAACAGCAAGCTACATGTGTTCGGTTTGTACCGGAGCATTTCTATTAGCTGAAGCTGGTTTACTTAATGGCCGAAAAGCGACAACACATTGGATGGATATTGAAAGGTTGAAACGAGATTATACTGAAGTAAACGTTCAAACAGGTGTGAAGTTTATAGACGAAGGAGAAATTATCACCTCAGGAGGAATTTCAGCAGGAATAACGATGTCGTTTCATATCATATCGAAATTATTAGGTATACAAGTAGCAACATACACTGCAAAGAGAATGGAGTATGATGTTAAACTATAA
- a CDS encoding replication-relaxation family protein, with protein MLKERELQILQSIANLRFMNSQQIHTLHGYNGKYGERVTRRKLNELEKKKMLKSFQPSAYEKKIYYLTKTAAKELSHFTGIEGIKTLKKNDKSMHQVMVSEIYIQLQKCRIGQVKRYKVEDKIHEDLLVDAFVEYRLRSTGKKKLIFVEADRGTESAVIIEEKFKKYDYLYRSHKFQNMYGIFPDILFITNSNTRKRVLLNLSNRFSNLRVITGTLDEFISSPQEFIRVTNPNPIKLKVK; from the coding sequence TTGTTGAAGGAAAGGGAACTCCAGATACTACAGAGTATTGCTAATTTAAGATTTATGAATAGCCAACAGATCCACACTTTACATGGATATAATGGAAAATACGGGGAACGTGTTACCAGAAGGAAACTAAACGAATTAGAAAAGAAGAAAATGCTTAAATCATTTCAACCATCAGCTTATGAGAAGAAAATTTATTACCTCACTAAGACAGCTGCAAAAGAATTATCGCACTTCACTGGTATTGAAGGAATAAAAACATTAAAAAAAAATGATAAATCAATGCACCAAGTTATGGTCTCGGAAATATACATTCAATTGCAAAAGTGCAGAATAGGGCAGGTAAAACGTTACAAGGTTGAAGATAAGATACATGAGGATTTATTAGTAGATGCATTTGTTGAGTATCGATTAAGAAGTACTGGAAAGAAAAAGCTTATATTTGTGGAAGCGGATCGAGGAACAGAGAGCGCTGTAATCATCGAAGAAAAATTTAAAAAATATGATTATCTATATAGGTCACACAAATTCCAAAACATGTATGGAATATTTCCAGACATACTTTTTATTACAAATAGCAATACCAGAAAAAGAGTGCTTTTAAATTTATCGAATCGTTTTAGTAACCTCAGAGTAATTACAGGGACTTTAGATGAGTTTATATCAAGTCCTCAAGAGTTTATTAGGGTGACAAATCCTAATCCAATAAAATTAAAAGTAAAATAA
- a CDS encoding GNAT family N-acetyltransferase gives MDVRVVETEQEMKDAYAVRRTVFIEEQGVPEEMEIDAHEDEAVHFVAYNDKGAPVGAGRMRLFDDYGKAERICVVRSYRKKGVGDHLMKKLEEVALAKGKNELKLNAQTHAEQFYDRIGYETTSDTFYEAGIPHVTMRKQLR, from the coding sequence ATGGACGTACGAGTTGTAGAAACAGAACAGGAAATGAAGGATGCGTATGCAGTTAGGCGCACCGTATTTATTGAAGAACAAGGAGTTCCTGAGGAAATGGAAATAGATGCACATGAGGATGAAGCGGTACACTTTGTCGCATACAATGATAAGGGTGCTCCTGTTGGGGCTGGTAGAATGCGCTTGTTTGATGATTACGGTAAAGCGGAACGCATTTGTGTCGTTCGATCGTACCGGAAAAAAGGTGTGGGAGACCACCTTATGAAAAAGTTAGAGGAAGTGGCTCTAGCAAAAGGTAAAAACGAGTTAAAGCTAAATGCACAAACGCATGCTGAACAGTTTTACGACAGAATCGGTTATGAAACAACGTCAGACACTTTTTATGAAGCTGGCATTCCGCATGTCACAATGAGAAAACAGTTAAGGTGA
- a CDS encoding phosphatidylglycerophosphatase A family protein, which translates to MSKQQPVHSKVVEKAARELLKERGVNIEDIAKIVFEMQVAYNKDLEMADCIDSVDKVLEKREIQHAVLVGIELDKLAEKKQLSEPLQSIVETDEGLFGVDETIAFGSVFGYGSIAVTTFGYLDKQKIGIIKELDTKNDSSINTFLDDLICSIAANAASRLAHRSRDREERLRHEEIEDRDKEERIG; encoded by the coding sequence ATGTCAAAGCAGCAGCCTGTTCATAGTAAAGTGGTAGAAAAAGCAGCAAGAGAGCTATTAAAGGAACGTGGTGTCAATATTGAGGATATTGCTAAAATCGTCTTTGAAATGCAAGTTGCTTATAATAAGGACCTAGAAATGGCAGATTGCATTGACAGTGTTGATAAAGTGTTAGAGAAAAGAGAAATCCAGCATGCCGTTTTAGTTGGCATTGAGTTAGATAAATTAGCTGAAAAAAAGCAGCTCTCTGAGCCGTTACAGTCTATTGTAGAAACAGATGAAGGGTTATTTGGCGTTGATGAAACGATTGCATTCGGTTCTGTTTTTGGTTACGGAAGTATTGCGGTCACGACGTTCGGTTATTTAGATAAACAAAAGATTGGAATTATAAAGGAGCTAGACACGAAGAATGATTCTTCTATCAATACATTTCTTGATGACCTCATCTGTAGTATCGCTGCAAATGCTGCAAGTCGCCTAGCGCATCGTAGCCGAGATCGTGAAGAACGCCTTCGACACGAAGAAATTGAAGACCGTGACAAGGAAGAAAGAATAGGATAA
- a CDS encoding restriction endonuclease, translating into MIGLIIGLMIAIPIIWSYKLLKEPDFQLNIDELSIEDIDEMNGYEFENILKPLFETQGYKANITKGSGDYGADLVLSKNGERTVVQAKCYKSNIGVTAVQQIVAAIKYYNADDAIVVSNQFFTKQAKRLASINNVKLIDRVEIQELILKYNREVKRRSSI; encoded by the coding sequence ATGATTGGATTAATAATTGGATTGATGATAGCAATTCCTATAATTTGGTCATATAAATTGTTAAAAGAACCAGATTTCCAATTAAATATTGATGAATTGTCAATTGAAGATATTGATGAGATGAACGGTTATGAGTTCGAGAATATCCTAAAACCGTTATTTGAAACTCAAGGATATAAAGCGAACATTACAAAGGGATCTGGGGATTATGGAGCAGATTTAGTACTTTCTAAGAATGGGGAAAGGACAGTAGTGCAAGCCAAATGCTACAAATCAAATATTGGGGTAACTGCAGTGCAACAAATAGTTGCTGCAATCAAATATTATAATGCAGATGATGCAATTGTAGTAAGTAATCAGTTTTTTACAAAACAGGCAAAAAGGTTAGCTAGTATTAATAACGTAAAATTAATTGATCGTGTAGAAATACAAGAACTGATCTTAAAATACAACAGGGAAGTAAAACGAAGAAGTTCAATCTAA
- a CDS encoding ParM/StbA family protein → MIVGFDWGNRFAKIMCELGIAKFSSAIGEYWDRNLENVHGEDDMIFEYRNRKGFAGSLAENESDFGSSIMGDSKAHEDALIRLLLGLHRCGDNLHFKIVVGQPISKHNPEEKTAIKQMIKGKHTITVNGITKTFWIDECEVAAEGGAAFWSAPVDGKLRIIDVGSGTVNCASLNNKRYINKDSFTLPFGMETIRTSDLNELARGIYSHTSKRWNTSDHVLLVGGVSKELLSR, encoded by the coding sequence ATGATTGTTGGTTTTGATTGGGGTAATCGGTTCGCAAAAATTATGTGTGAGTTAGGGATTGCAAAATTTTCATCTGCTATTGGTGAGTATTGGGATCGAAACCTAGAAAACGTTCATGGTGAGGATGACATGATCTTTGAGTACCGAAATAGAAAAGGATTTGCTGGGTCATTAGCAGAGAATGAAAGTGATTTTGGTTCATCGATCATGGGTGATTCAAAGGCACATGAAGACGCCTTAATTAGGTTGCTGTTGGGGCTCCATCGATGCGGAGACAATTTGCACTTTAAGATTGTTGTTGGTCAGCCAATTAGCAAACATAATCCAGAAGAAAAAACAGCAATTAAACAAATGATTAAAGGTAAACATACCATCACTGTTAATGGAATAACTAAGACATTTTGGATTGATGAATGTGAGGTAGCTGCAGAAGGAGGGGCTGCGTTTTGGTCTGCTCCTGTGGATGGTAAATTGCGGATCATTGATGTAGGTAGCGGAACGGTTAACTGTGCTTCATTAAACAACAAGCGCTATATAAACAAAGATTCATTTACTTTACCATTCGGTATGGAGACTATTCGCACCAGCGACCTAAATGAACTGGCCAGAGGTATCTATTCCCACACATCAAAGAGATGGAACACCAGTGACCATGTACTATTAGTCGGTGGAGTTTCCAAAGAACTGCTGAGCCGGTAA
- a CDS encoding NUDIX hydrolase, with product MLKFTICFLKRGNEILMLNREFPEWMGVWNGVGGKIDDGETPLECILREVNEETGITLKDKQVTYKGNITWTDPENTYYGGMYAFVAELPNNFTYDTPIKTEEGILDWKDISWLLHPENRGVADLSYHLATLLHDESCYEHQLTYANDKVVQCSKTPLKQFVGK from the coding sequence ATGCTTAAATTTACAATATGCTTTTTAAAACGGGGTAATGAAATACTTATGTTAAATAGAGAGTTCCCAGAATGGATGGGAGTTTGGAATGGTGTCGGTGGTAAAATTGATGATGGGGAAACCCCATTGGAATGCATTTTGCGCGAAGTCAATGAAGAAACGGGAATTACACTAAAGGACAAACAAGTAACATATAAAGGGAATATTACATGGACAGATCCAGAAAATACTTATTATGGAGGCATGTATGCTTTTGTGGCAGAGCTTCCAAATAACTTTACATACGACACACCGATAAAAACGGAAGAAGGTATTTTAGATTGGAAGGATATCTCTTGGCTGCTTCATCCAGAAAACAGAGGTGTTGCTGACCTAAGCTATCATTTAGCTACGTTGCTTCATGATGAGTCTTGTTATGAACACCAGTTGACCTACGCAAACGATAAAGTTGTTCAATGTTCGAAGACACCATTAAAGCAATTTGTAGGGAAATAA
- a CDS encoding FtsK/SpoIIIE domain-containing protein — translation MLSVLLSTVGVMIFGTASYGLYKNRKTFDPVKHMKVSFIKADMAIKKIRNNGKTEYITPDLVDFVEENWGYRFEYKMKNGMSIKAFEAKKSFIETAFNGAAEIRGEGNRLYIDVFTGKVPTECSFNLDEIRDNTWRMILPCFLGISRKGKEYVDLTKAPHGIVGGETGGGKSTFIRQLLTAIAILRDPRQVRIHLFDLKFGLELSMFENLPHVETFVDDVYKVEEALKNINGELDKRGQLIKEKSRKKDIEAYNNSVPEEGKLPYHLIIVDELAEIEDTDSIQRIARLGRALGFHMILATQRPDAKVLEGQIKANCPMKVAFKVINSVNSKIILDNVKAAQIPKEYPGRSIVQFKTEREVQTPLLEEEIANKIIYKRIKELDEFYMQEVDPVVEGKGTPDTTEYC, via the coding sequence ATGCTTAGTGTTTTGCTATCTACAGTTGGTGTAATGATCTTCGGTACAGCAAGTTATGGACTATATAAAAACAGAAAGACTTTTGATCCTGTTAAACACATGAAAGTATCTTTTATAAAAGCGGATATGGCGATAAAAAAGATAAGGAATAATGGTAAAACAGAATATATAACTCCTGATCTTGTTGATTTTGTTGAAGAAAATTGGGGTTATCGATTCGAGTATAAAATGAAAAACGGTATGAGCATAAAAGCGTTTGAAGCAAAGAAAAGTTTTATTGAAACAGCTTTTAATGGTGCTGCTGAAATTAGAGGGGAAGGAAACCGACTTTATATTGACGTGTTCACAGGGAAGGTACCAACAGAATGTAGTTTCAATCTTGATGAGATACGTGATAATACGTGGAGAATGATTCTTCCCTGTTTCCTTGGTATCTCGAGAAAAGGTAAAGAATATGTAGATTTAACTAAAGCACCTCACGGAATTGTTGGAGGGGAAACAGGCGGAGGTAAGTCAACTTTTATTCGACAGTTGTTAACAGCTATTGCAATACTGAGAGATCCACGGCAAGTGCGAATTCATCTCTTTGACTTGAAGTTTGGTTTAGAACTCTCAATGTTCGAAAACCTTCCACATGTAGAAACCTTTGTGGACGATGTGTATAAAGTAGAGGAGGCATTGAAAAATATTAATGGAGAGTTAGATAAACGTGGTCAATTGATTAAAGAAAAATCTCGGAAGAAAGATATTGAAGCTTATAACAACTCAGTACCTGAAGAAGGAAAATTACCGTATCATCTGATCATTGTGGATGAGTTAGCGGAAATAGAAGATACAGATTCGATTCAAAGAATTGCACGTCTTGGTCGCGCTCTAGGCTTTCACATGATACTCGCTACTCAGAGACCAGACGCAAAGGTGCTCGAAGGACAAATTAAAGCAAACTGTCCAATGAAAGTGGCTTTTAAAGTTATCAACTCAGTAAACTCAAAGATAATTTTGGATAATGTAAAAGCAGCGCAAATCCCAAAAGAATACCCAGGTCGTTCTATCGTGCAATTTAAAACGGAAAGGGAAGTACAAACGCCACTTCTGGAAGAAGAGATTGCAAACAAAATCATTTATAAGCGCATTAAAGAATTAGATGAGTTTTATATGCAGGAGGTGGATCCGGTTGTTGAAGGAAAGGGAACTCCAGATACTACAGAGTATTGCTAA
- a CDS encoding phage tail family protein produces MRKYDLSVIRKDTEINVLDYGITCLTFSAPLPIPRTAKEYPEGKNGYVDLGTVYEGRRIYATFLLKGENVDDYYLLINELNRIFDSREAFYVRHFRQPWKRYKVKLESPIEPQQIDRYGRINLTFESESAFAESIGTSLSPFTFDVELWGIGQGLSVDQNDYTFNSTSFVFNNIGDVALDPREWYQQYKITFKGISNNLKIRNERNGDEWQYFGSTTSQQEIVIEGVRARKNGISIFSNTCKRVLTLEPGGNEITISGTSGQIEIIFDTRFYYL; encoded by the coding sequence ATGAGAAAATATGATCTATCTGTTATAAGAAAAGATACAGAGATAAATGTTTTAGATTATGGAATCACATGCCTAACCTTTTCAGCTCCATTGCCTATACCAAGAACAGCCAAAGAATATCCTGAAGGAAAGAACGGTTATGTAGACCTTGGTACAGTTTATGAGGGTAGGAGAATCTATGCAACCTTTTTGCTGAAGGGAGAAAATGTAGACGACTATTATCTCTTGATAAATGAGTTAAATAGAATATTCGATAGTAGAGAAGCTTTTTATGTTAGACATTTTAGGCAACCTTGGAAGAGATATAAAGTGAAATTGGAATCTCCTATAGAACCGCAACAAATAGATCGTTATGGGCGAATCAACCTAACATTTGAAAGTGAATCAGCTTTTGCAGAGAGCATAGGAACTTCACTTAGTCCCTTTACTTTTGATGTTGAGTTATGGGGGATCGGTCAAGGTCTTAGCGTAGACCAAAATGACTATACGTTTAATAGCACTTCCTTTGTATTTAATAATATAGGTGACGTTGCGCTAGATCCTCGCGAGTGGTATCAACAGTATAAAATCACTTTTAAAGGTATCTCAAATAATTTAAAAATACGTAATGAACGTAATGGTGATGAATGGCAATATTTTGGATCAACTACATCACAGCAAGAAATAGTAATCGAAGGTGTTAGAGCCAGAAAGAACGGTATATCAATTTTCAGCAATACATGCAAAAGGGTATTAACGTTAGAGCCAGGGGGAAACGAAATAACAATTAGTGGGACGAGTGGTCAAATCGAAATAATATTTGATACTCGTTTTTATTATTTGTAG
- a CDS encoding helix-turn-helix domain-containing protein, translating into MKRHELPEALDPKHIQAFLGIGRKQTYELLHNPPFHVIRIGRNYKVSKESFLSWFDGKEQIK; encoded by the coding sequence ATGAAAAGACACGAATTACCTGAAGCGTTGGATCCAAAGCATATACAAGCATTTTTGGGGATAGGAAGGAAACAAACTTACGAACTTTTACATAACCCACCATTTCACGTTATTAGGATAGGTCGAAACTATAAAGTGTCAAAGGAATCTTTCCTAAGCTGGTTTGATGGGAAGGAGCAGATTAAATGA
- a CDS encoding DUF3800 domain-containing protein — protein MLNIYCDESCHLENDGEKVMILGSISCPKRLTRSTAQDIFQIKFQHGINKYAEIKWTKVSNSNLDYFISLVDYFFKTAHLSFRALIAEKNGLRHDDYQQTHDDWYYKMYYLLLRGIIDPEVINNVYLDIKDTNGTEKVINLRKYLSHYLHDFEYRTIEKIQLIRSEESQLLQLADLLIGAIGYENRDIDTSDAKLRLVQHIKNYSGTNLRNSTRLNQRKFNLFLWEPDRW, from the coding sequence ATGTTAAATATCTATTGTGATGAAAGTTGCCATTTAGAAAATGATGGGGAAAAGGTTATGATATTAGGTTCAATTAGTTGTCCAAAAAGGTTAACTAGAAGTACAGCACAGGATATTTTTCAAATTAAGTTCCAACATGGAATTAATAAGTATGCGGAAATTAAATGGACTAAGGTATCTAATTCAAATTTAGACTATTTTATAAGCTTGGTTGATTACTTTTTTAAAACTGCACACTTAAGTTTCCGTGCTCTGATAGCAGAAAAAAATGGGTTGCGTCATGATGATTATCAACAGACCCATGATGACTGGTATTATAAGATGTATTATCTATTGCTTAGAGGGATAATTGACCCGGAAGTCATAAACAACGTATATTTGGATATTAAAGATACAAATGGTACGGAAAAAGTTATTAATCTTAGAAAATATTTAAGTCACTACCTCCATGATTTTGAATATAGGACTATTGAAAAAATACAGTTAATTCGATCTGAAGAGAGTCAATTGCTTCAGTTAGCGGATTTATTAATTGGTGCCATAGGCTATGAAAATAGGGATATTGACACCAGTGATGCAAAATTGAGACTGGTCCAACACATTAAAAATTACTCTGGAACAAACTTACGCAATTCAACACGATTGAATCAAAGAAAATTCAATTTATTCTTATGGGAACCCGATAGGTGGTGA
- a CDS encoding helix-turn-helix transcriptional regulator has product MTTKIAVKITEMGIKKGWLANEVGIAPGTLTKIIKGESIPTLPVALRIADKLNTSVEELWGNLK; this is encoded by the coding sequence ATGACAACTAAAATAGCAGTAAAAATTACTGAAATGGGTATAAAAAAAGGATGGTTAGCAAATGAGGTCGGGATTGCTCCAGGTACACTTACAAAAATAATTAAAGGGGAAAGTATCCCAACCTTACCTGTAGCCTTGAGAATTGCCGACAAACTAAATACTTCTGTAGAGGAATTATGGGGAAATTTAAAATAG
- a CDS encoding GNAT family N-acetyltransferase, which yields MLKTIRELSNDDFHHFEKMETGLEDDYILRIFERLTIGNNRLYGLFIDNQLISMGGYTIFAGRYAMLGRLRSDRRFRGNNYGTALISYVMNAAFQLDGIEWVGANTQEDNLPARRVVDKLGLTSSTMLHGATTNDTSFLERGEKIWHEVHSLEKKKQWLKSLYIDTESIFPYEIYYSFPASDALFTDTDVEAWTFYENEAATRVVILKPDQKGNHYLHVVYPWSDLTTQSGLWETIANDYRELKKQTDDDTYIWIDLKKEEIKALPTNHTFELPSPWVLYGIERNEWSKRN from the coding sequence ATGTTAAAAACAATTAGAGAACTTTCAAATGATGATTTTCATCATTTTGAAAAAATGGAAACTGGACTAGAAGATGATTACATACTCCGTATCTTTGAAAGGCTGACAATTGGCAATAACCGTTTGTACGGGTTATTTATTGATAATCAGCTTATTAGTATGGGTGGATACACTATTTTTGCTGGAAGGTACGCTATGCTAGGACGTTTGCGTAGCGACAGACGTTTTAGGGGAAACAATTATGGTACAGCGCTCATTTCATATGTCATGAATGCGGCGTTTCAGTTAGATGGGATCGAGTGGGTTGGTGCCAATACACAGGAGGATAATTTGCCCGCTCGGCGTGTCGTCGATAAGTTAGGTCTAACCTCTTCTACTATGCTGCATGGAGCTACTACAAATGACACTTCCTTTCTAGAACGTGGCGAAAAGATTTGGCATGAAGTCCACTCTCTCGAAAAAAAGAAACAGTGGTTAAAGTCTCTTTATATCGACACTGAATCTATCTTTCCATATGAAATATACTATTCTTTTCCTGCTTCAGATGCCTTATTTACAGATACTGATGTAGAAGCTTGGACTTTCTATGAAAACGAAGCGGCCACACGCGTCGTCATTTTGAAGCCAGATCAAAAAGGAAATCACTATTTACATGTCGTTTATCCTTGGAGTGATTTGACAACACAAAGTGGTTTGTGGGAGACCATTGCAAACGATTATCGAGAACTAAAAAAACAAACAGATGATGACACATATATCTGGATTGATTTGAAAAAAGAAGAAATCAAAGCTCTTCCTACTAATCACACATTTGAATTACCTTCTCCTTGGGTATTGTATGGAATTGAGAGAAATGAATGGAGCAAAAGAAACTAG